The following coding sequences are from one Rathayibacter sp. SW19 window:
- a CDS encoding dihydrolipoyl dehydrogenase family protein, producing MSENVDVAILGMGPGGEVAASRLLKAGKKVAVIERELIGGECAYWACIPSKTVLRPAEARTEVQRAAGVSGAELDWPEASKYRDYMIRNLDDSAQIDGYAHRGALVIKEAGRITGPGSIQAGDQEITADQIIIATGSEPVIPELEGLDQITAWTNRETFTATALPKSVVIIGGSAVGIETSTFLARFGVKVTLIHRGDRLLGREEPRVGELASTYLAEAGIEIRLGVTARKAHRAGDQSVIELDDGSEITAEVVIFATGRTPRTQNLGFEQAGVKLGERGQVRVDEHCRAAQNVWAIGDVTGIMPFTHVAMYQGRIAADSILGGTREASYNGIPRVVFANPEIAAVGITQAQADRQGLHTVATELDLANAIARPWTYEENPRGHLRLLADADRKILIGAWAVSPLAGEWIHQASLAIREQIPIDRLLDQVAQFPTYNEAYLAALEDLKL from the coding sequence ATGAGCGAGAATGTTGATGTTGCTATTTTGGGCATGGGACCCGGCGGTGAGGTCGCTGCCAGCCGGTTACTGAAAGCCGGGAAGAAGGTCGCGGTCATCGAGCGGGAACTTATCGGCGGGGAATGCGCCTACTGGGCGTGCATCCCGTCCAAGACAGTACTGCGCCCGGCCGAGGCACGCACCGAGGTGCAGCGGGCGGCCGGGGTGTCGGGGGCGGAGCTGGACTGGCCTGAAGCTAGTAAGTACCGCGACTATATGATCCGCAACCTGGATGACTCGGCACAGATCGATGGCTACGCACACCGTGGCGCCCTGGTGATCAAAGAGGCCGGCCGGATCACCGGCCCTGGCAGTATTCAAGCTGGGGACCAGGAAATCACTGCGGACCAGATCATTATCGCCACCGGCTCGGAACCGGTCATCCCCGAACTCGAGGGCCTGGATCAGATCACCGCCTGGACGAACCGGGAAACCTTCACGGCCACGGCGCTACCGAAAAGTGTGGTGATCATCGGCGGGAGCGCCGTAGGGATCGAGACCAGCACGTTCCTGGCGCGTTTCGGGGTGAAGGTCACACTGATCCACCGCGGTGACAGACTCCTGGGCAGGGAAGAACCCCGGGTCGGCGAGCTGGCCTCCACCTACCTCGCCGAGGCCGGAATCGAGATCCGACTCGGCGTGACTGCCCGCAAGGCACACCGCGCCGGGGATCAGAGTGTGATCGAACTCGACGACGGCAGCGAGATCACCGCTGAGGTTGTCATCTTCGCAACCGGCCGCACTCCTCGCACTCAGAATCTCGGCTTCGAACAAGCCGGAGTGAAGCTGGGCGAGCGTGGACAAGTGCGGGTAGACGAACACTGCCGCGCCGCCCAGAATGTGTGGGCGATCGGCGACGTCACCGGGATCATGCCCTTCACCCACGTCGCAATGTATCAAGGACGCATCGCTGCCGATAGTATCCTCGGCGGTACCCGTGAAGCCTCCTACAACGGTATCCCCCGGGTCGTATTCGCCAACCCGGAAATCGCCGCCGTCGGCATCACCCAGGCTCAAGCCGACCGACAAGGACTGCACACCGTGGCAACGGAACTGGACCTGGCCAACGCAATCGCCCGCCCCTGGACCTACGAAGAGAACCCCCGAGGACACCTCAGACTACTCGCCGATGCGGATCGTAAAATCCTGATCGGCGCGTGGGCAGTCTCACCCCTGGCCGGCGAATGGATACACCAAGCCTCCCTCGCCATCCGCGAACAAATCCCCATCGACAGGCTGCTCGATCAAGTCGCCCAATTCCCCACCTACAACGAGGCCTACCTCGCCGCCCTCGAAGACCTCAAACTCTGA
- the merB gene encoding organomercurial lyase MerB, protein MSNTLNLAERLTSPATGLDADIWVPLLRLLALGQPVEVGALAAATGKAVPEVIRALASVPDTEYDDAGRIIGQGLTLNPTPHHIEIGGILLYTWCALDTLIFPAILGASARIESACQACGVPVRVTVNTSGATAVEPVSAVVSLVNPEDMSTIRSAFCNQVHFFASPEAAQPWLAAHPGGTIIPVTEAYQLGTTMAENLLNKTPEKQPNPLDLGTDTCCCC, encoded by the coding sequence ATGTCAAACACGCTGAACCTCGCCGAGCGTCTCACCTCACCGGCCACCGGGCTGGATGCCGACATCTGGGTACCGCTGCTGCGGCTCCTCGCACTGGGTCAACCGGTCGAGGTCGGCGCCCTTGCGGCGGCGACCGGCAAGGCGGTGCCCGAAGTCATCCGCGCATTGGCCAGCGTTCCGGATACCGAATACGACGATGCCGGACGGATCATCGGCCAGGGCCTGACCCTGAATCCCACCCCGCATCACATCGAGATCGGCGGAATACTGCTCTACACCTGGTGCGCCCTGGACACGCTGATCTTCCCCGCCATTCTGGGCGCTTCGGCACGCATCGAGTCCGCCTGCCAGGCCTGCGGCGTCCCGGTACGGGTCACCGTCAACACCAGTGGGGCCACGGCTGTCGAACCAGTTAGCGCGGTCGTCTCGTTGGTCAACCCTGAAGACATGAGTACCATCCGCTCCGCCTTCTGCAACCAGGTCCATTTCTTCGCCTCCCCCGAAGCAGCACAACCATGGCTGGCCGCCCACCCCGGCGGCACCATCATCCCCGTTACCGAGGCCTACCAGCTCGGCACCACCATGGCCGAAAATCTCCTCAACAAGACCCCGGAGAAGCAACCGAACCCGCTCGACCTGGGCACAGACACCTGCTGCTGCTGTTGA
- the merA gene encoding mercury(II) reductase, with protein sequence MSDLSAPVFDLAIIGSGGGAFAAAIRATSLGKKVVMVERGTIGGTCVNTGCVPSKALLAAADARHVALDSGRFPGIVASAGPVDMPELIDGKRQLVETMRAGKYVDLIADYGWELRQGNAVFSGTADDPALEVTGADEAVETIRATHYLVATGSAPWAPPIDGLAEVDYLTSTSAMELDELPQSLLVLGGGYVALEQAQLFARLGSKVTMLVRSRLASAEEPEASNALAGVFADEGIRVVRRAAVTAVRTDKSSGEVVATATVDGGQQEFRAGKLLVATGRRPVTDGLNLTAVGVETGEKGEIVVNNMLASSNPRIWAAGDVTGHREFVYVAANHGALVVENAFNNAGREVDYSHLPRVTFTSPALAAVGMTDKEANGTGIRCQCGVVPLEYVPRALVNRDTRGFIKIVADHTTGRILGITAVAKDAGEIAAAGVYILEAGMTVDQVAHMWSPYLTMAEGIKIAAQSFNTDVSKLSCCAA encoded by the coding sequence ATGTCCGATCTGTCAGCACCCGTGTTCGACCTCGCCATTATCGGCTCCGGCGGTGGTGCGTTCGCCGCCGCGATTCGGGCCACCAGCCTCGGCAAGAAGGTCGTGATGGTTGAGCGTGGCACGATTGGTGGCACCTGCGTGAACACCGGTTGCGTGCCCTCGAAAGCCCTGTTGGCGGCCGCTGACGCACGCCATGTTGCCTTGGATTCGGGCCGGTTCCCCGGCATCGTTGCCTCCGCCGGGCCGGTGGACATGCCGGAGTTGATCGACGGTAAACGCCAGCTCGTGGAAACAATGCGGGCCGGGAAATACGTTGACTTGATCGCCGATTACGGGTGGGAACTGCGGCAGGGCAACGCCGTATTCTCCGGAACCGCTGACGATCCCGCGCTGGAAGTCACGGGCGCCGACGAGGCCGTGGAAACAATACGCGCCACCCATTACCTCGTGGCGACTGGTTCGGCCCCGTGGGCTCCTCCGATCGACGGATTGGCCGAGGTGGACTATCTGACCTCGACCTCCGCGATGGAGCTCGATGAACTCCCGCAGTCGCTGCTGGTCCTCGGTGGTGGGTATGTCGCCCTGGAACAGGCGCAACTGTTCGCCAGGCTCGGCTCGAAGGTGACCATGTTGGTGCGCTCTAGGCTTGCTTCGGCGGAGGAACCGGAAGCATCCAACGCGCTGGCCGGAGTTTTCGCCGACGAGGGCATCCGGGTCGTCCGCCGGGCCGCCGTGACCGCGGTGCGCACTGACAAGTCCAGCGGAGAGGTTGTCGCGACCGCCACAGTGGATGGTGGGCAGCAGGAATTCCGGGCCGGCAAACTCCTTGTAGCTACAGGCCGACGCCCGGTCACCGACGGCCTGAACCTGACCGCGGTCGGCGTCGAAACCGGGGAGAAGGGCGAGATTGTGGTCAACAACATGCTCGCCAGCTCGAACCCGAGGATCTGGGCTGCCGGGGACGTCACCGGGCACCGCGAGTTCGTCTACGTCGCCGCCAACCACGGCGCCCTGGTCGTGGAGAACGCCTTCAACAATGCCGGCCGCGAAGTTGACTACTCCCATCTCCCGCGCGTCACCTTCACCAGCCCCGCCCTGGCGGCGGTGGGAATGACGGACAAGGAAGCCAACGGGACGGGTATCCGCTGCCAGTGCGGGGTCGTGCCACTGGAGTACGTACCCCGTGCGCTGGTCAACCGGGACACTCGCGGGTTCATCAAGATCGTCGCCGACCACACCACCGGGCGCATCCTCGGTATCACCGCCGTTGCTAAAGATGCCGGAGAAATTGCCGCGGCCGGCGTTTACATCCTGGAGGCCGGCATGACCGTCGACCAGGTAGCCCACATGTGGAGTCCCTATCTGACCATGGCCGAAGGCATCAAAATCGCCGCCCAATCCTTCAACACCGACGTCTCCAAACTCTCCTGCTGCGCCGCATAA
- a CDS encoding heavy metal-responsive transcriptional regulator, whose amino-acid sequence MRIGEAAEATGMTTKTLRFYEDRGLLPSARRAPNGYRDYGNETIARLDFIHRGRNAGLTLAQIGGILRVRDAGETPCTHVVELLGRQVADLDRQIAELVALRATIAEYHDTVAAADPVACDPERICSYL is encoded by the coding sequence ATGCGCATCGGTGAAGCAGCAGAGGCCACAGGGATGACGACGAAGACCCTCCGGTTCTACGAAGACCGAGGACTCTTGCCATCGGCCCGGCGGGCACCCAATGGCTACCGCGACTACGGAAACGAGACGATAGCCCGCCTGGATTTCATCCACCGGGGCCGGAACGCCGGGCTCACCCTGGCCCAGATCGGTGGCATTCTGCGGGTCCGCGACGCAGGCGAGACCCCCTGCACCCACGTGGTGGAATTACTGGGCCGACAAGTGGCGGACCTTGACCGGCAGATCGCCGAACTGGTGGCGCTCAGAGCCACCATTGCCGAATATCACGACACGGTCGCCGCGGCCGATCCCGTCGCCTGCGACCCCGAACGCATCTGCAGCTACCTCTAA
- the nrtS gene encoding nitrate/nitrite transporter NrtS — translation MTVAPHPSWQTAREACQVVVYRPHLAQTVPITLIVGAVLFAINQLDVVLAGHATLTTWVKVAVTFLVPFVVANVGVLVACHRLVTNKRQPVSPAVEESR, via the coding sequence GTGACCGTCGCACCGCACCCGAGTTGGCAAACTGCCCGAGAAGCCTGCCAGGTCGTCGTTTACCGTCCGCACCTTGCGCAGACCGTGCCAATCACGCTCATTGTTGGTGCTGTCCTGTTCGCCATCAACCAGCTCGACGTGGTCCTGGCCGGACACGCCACCCTCACGACCTGGGTCAAGGTTGCCGTGACATTCTTGGTGCCCTTCGTCGTGGCCAACGTCGGAGTGCTCGTCGCTTGCCACCGGCTCGTTACAAACAAACGCCAACCAGTTAGTCCTGCGGTGGAGGAGAGTCGGTAG
- a CDS encoding cytochrome c biogenesis CcdA family protein produces MSALLVLAFGAGMLAPLNPCGFAVLPAFLAYGTGSATAVGTRGTWGRLVGGLKSGVALTVGFTGTFTVFGLLLAVGMRSLIGAIPWLAAVLGAVFVLLGLGMLIGLRISLGMTSLSSVGQKRKAGGMFAFGVGYALASASCSLALLLAVVTQALTGTGWGTVLLVFAAYAAGSSILLVTLSVVTAFASTVISRYLRRLMPHMSRITDAVLALSGGYLLVYWLPQLFGGTAGTTILSGIAGPLSSWVGGNQLLMLIVAGGLVVAILTGAMLRRTTSRRAETTDESRRLAGEDNCCAPALNPGHQRP; encoded by the coding sequence ATGAGCGCGCTTCTGGTTCTGGCGTTCGGGGCCGGAATGCTTGCCCCGCTCAACCCGTGTGGTTTCGCTGTCCTACCCGCCTTTCTCGCCTACGGCACTGGCTCGGCGACCGCAGTCGGCACGCGTGGAACCTGGGGGCGGCTGGTCGGCGGGTTGAAGTCGGGTGTGGCCCTCACGGTGGGGTTCACCGGAACGTTTACGGTGTTCGGTCTGCTGTTAGCTGTCGGGATGCGCTCGCTGATCGGGGCGATCCCGTGGCTGGCCGCGGTGCTGGGCGCCGTGTTTGTTCTGCTAGGTCTTGGGATGCTGATCGGCCTCCGAATCTCGCTCGGGATGACGTCTTTGAGTTCGGTGGGGCAGAAGCGTAAAGCGGGCGGGATGTTCGCATTCGGGGTCGGCTACGCACTGGCGTCGGCATCATGCAGCCTGGCCCTGCTCTTGGCGGTGGTCACCCAAGCCCTCACCGGCACCGGGTGGGGAACCGTGCTACTAGTGTTTGCCGCCTACGCGGCAGGCTCCAGCATCCTTCTAGTCACTCTTTCGGTGGTGACCGCCTTTGCTAGCACGGTGATCAGTAGATACTTGCGCCGTTTGATGCCCCACATGAGCCGGATCACCGACGCCGTCTTAGCGCTATCCGGCGGGTACCTGCTCGTGTATTGGCTGCCCCAACTTTTCGGCGGCACAGCCGGAACGACAATCTTGTCCGGGATCGCGGGTCCCCTGTCGAGTTGGGTGGGCGGCAACCAACTGTTGATGCTTATCGTTGCCGGCGGGCTAGTGGTGGCAATCCTCACCGGCGCGATGCTGCGCCGGACCACGTCCCGTCGGGCGGAGACAACGGACGAATCCCGCCGGCTGGCCGGCGAGGACAATTGCTGCGCCCCTGCCCTGAACCCGGGACACCAGCGACCCTGA
- a CDS encoding thioredoxin family protein: MSRVVRLRPSWLIVVGVLVSVGLGLTGCAVPQAAQTPAGAVSPAAASVAVPFTAQTVAGAKVTVPGSKPTVVYFFAVGCSSCGPTAKVLADVQSSTAQKVDYVAVDVSPDETGPQVEAFLSQYHATSMAYALDTNAGLIDAYGVQDLGTAIVLDGSGKVVFRGVEPSAGQIRDAVAKASA, translated from the coding sequence ATGTCACGAGTGGTGCGACTCCGCCCCTCGTGGCTGATCGTTGTCGGCGTACTGGTTAGCGTTGGCCTCGGCTTGACCGGGTGTGCCGTACCCCAGGCGGCTCAAACCCCAGCCGGGGCTGTCTCGCCGGCCGCTGCGTCGGTTGCGGTTCCGTTCACTGCTCAGACGGTGGCCGGTGCGAAGGTGACGGTGCCGGGGTCGAAACCGACCGTGGTGTACTTCTTCGCGGTCGGTTGTTCCTCGTGCGGGCCGACGGCGAAGGTGCTGGCCGATGTTCAAAGCAGTACCGCACAGAAGGTCGATTATGTGGCCGTGGATGTGTCACCTGACGAGACAGGACCTCAGGTCGAAGCGTTCCTTTCCCAATATCATGCGACCTCGATGGCGTATGCGCTTGATACCAACGCGGGCCTGATTGACGCATATGGTGTGCAGGATTTGGGCACCGCGATTGTGCTGGATGGGTCCGGCAAGGTGGTGTTCCGTGGTGTGGAGCCCAGTGCGGGGCAGATCCGTGATGCTGTGGCCAAGGCTAGTGCTTGA
- a CDS encoding FAD-binding domain: MKVLIVGAGIAGPTLAFWLNRSGHEVTIVEHAPKLRSGGYLVDFWGAGFDVAQRMGIVPELRTRGYVFTEARAIDRSGRKIASFNPEAVIESNKRYLSIPRTDLASVIYDSLGGAVELMLSDTVRDLADDGERVRVAFESGSARDFDLVIGADGLHSRVRRLAFGPEEQFEKYLGMVVAAFDAERYPERDELVAMMYAEVGFQAIRLSFRDDATLLLFSLRHDGDVPVERTAQESLLREQLGDKGWEVPEMLAAMPNAKNFYFDSVSQIQMPSWSTGRIALVGDAGACPSFLAGQGSALAMVEAYTLAAELARTSDHREAFARYEERLAPLIRSKQDAAQGLGVAFAPKNRFQLLVRNTVLKMMGLPKVAEIAMGRSFHDRVELPSFPQQNSRR, from the coding sequence ATGAAGGTCTTGATCGTGGGTGCCGGGATCGCCGGCCCGACGCTGGCGTTCTGGCTCAACAGGTCGGGCCACGAGGTCACCATCGTGGAACACGCTCCCAAGTTGCGCAGCGGCGGTTACCTGGTCGATTTCTGGGGTGCCGGTTTCGATGTGGCGCAGCGGATGGGCATCGTGCCCGAGTTGCGTACGCGCGGCTATGTGTTCACGGAGGCGAGGGCGATCGATCGGAGCGGTCGCAAGATCGCGTCGTTCAATCCCGAGGCCGTGATCGAGTCGAATAAGCGGTATCTGAGCATTCCGCGAACCGACCTGGCTTCGGTGATCTACGACTCCCTCGGCGGCGCGGTGGAGCTGATGCTCAGCGACACCGTGCGAGACCTCGCCGACGACGGTGAGCGCGTTCGGGTCGCCTTCGAGAGCGGGAGCGCCCGCGATTTCGATCTCGTCATCGGCGCGGATGGCCTGCACTCGCGGGTGCGCAGGCTTGCTTTCGGGCCGGAGGAGCAATTCGAGAAGTATCTCGGCATGGTGGTGGCCGCGTTCGATGCGGAGCGGTATCCGGAACGTGACGAGCTCGTGGCGATGATGTACGCCGAGGTCGGGTTTCAGGCGATCCGACTCTCTTTTCGCGACGACGCCACCCTGCTCCTGTTCAGTCTGCGGCATGACGGCGACGTGCCGGTCGAGCGCACGGCACAGGAGAGCTTGCTGCGGGAGCAGCTGGGCGACAAAGGGTGGGAGGTTCCCGAGATGCTGGCGGCAATGCCCAACGCGAAGAACTTCTATTTCGACTCGGTGAGCCAGATCCAGATGCCGTCGTGGTCGACCGGCCGCATCGCCTTGGTGGGCGATGCCGGCGCGTGTCCGTCTTTCTTGGCGGGTCAGGGCTCGGCGCTGGCCATGGTGGAGGCGTACACGCTGGCGGCGGAACTGGCACGAACCAGTGACCACCGCGAGGCGTTCGCCCGCTACGAGGAGCGGCTGGCCCCGCTGATACGCTCCAAGCAGGATGCCGCCCAGGGCTTGGGTGTGGCCTTCGCCCCGAAGAATAGATTCCAGCTTCTCGTGAGGAATACGGTGTTGAAGATGATGGGGCTTCCCAAGGTTGCCGAGATCGCGATGGGCAGGAGCTTCCACGACCGGGTCGAACTCCCGTCCTTCCCGCAACAGAATTCGAGGCGCTGA
- a CDS encoding TetR/AcrR family transcriptional regulator, giving the protein MVRPRFTKLPAPQQQAIVQAALDEFATHGFHDASLNRVIDAAGISKGSMYYYFDGKEDLYAYVAQLGLAGLFGQVGPLPDLGVGDADAFWSVLGDYYLRLMRALVASPQLAAMLRGWAAAAKSPASQKAQQELEQSSLPWIAQVLATGQRVGAVRDDVPPTLLIAVVMGMGEAVDVWLMSQRADDDALPGLIASLMSMIRGAVGP; this is encoded by the coding sequence ATGGTTCGACCCCGATTCACGAAATTGCCTGCGCCGCAGCAACAGGCGATCGTGCAGGCGGCCCTCGACGAGTTCGCGACGCACGGGTTTCACGACGCCTCGCTCAACCGGGTCATCGATGCCGCCGGAATTTCCAAGGGGTCGATGTATTACTACTTCGACGGCAAAGAGGATCTGTATGCCTACGTCGCGCAGCTCGGCCTGGCCGGGCTGTTCGGGCAGGTTGGTCCACTGCCCGACCTGGGCGTGGGGGATGCCGACGCCTTCTGGTCGGTTCTGGGCGACTACTACCTCCGGCTGATGCGAGCACTCGTCGCGTCACCGCAGTTGGCGGCCATGTTGCGCGGCTGGGCCGCCGCGGCGAAGAGCCCCGCCTCACAGAAGGCGCAGCAGGAACTGGAGCAGTCATCCCTCCCATGGATCGCGCAGGTGCTCGCCACCGGGCAGCGGGTGGGAGCGGTGCGCGACGACGTCCCACCCACCCTGCTGATCGCGGTAGTGATGGGCATGGGAGAGGCGGTGGATGTCTGGCTCATGTCCCAGCGGGCCGACGATGACGCACTTCCCGGCCTGATCGCGTCGCTGATGAGCATGATCAGGGGAGCAGTCGGTCCCTGA
- a CDS encoding NIPSNAP family protein, translating to MDYELRTYTVAEGKMNDLLRRFREHTMVLFESHRMTSIGYWTAASDHSK from the coding sequence ATGGACTATGAACTGCGCACCTATACCGTCGCTGAGGGCAAGATGAACGACCTACTCCGGCGGTTCCGGGAGCACACCATGGTCCTCTTCGAATCACACCGGATGACGAGTATCGGGTATTGGACCGCGGCATCCGACCATTCGAAATAG
- a CDS encoding TetR/AcrR family transcriptional regulator, translating to MDAAMGTTTKKSRERLFETATRLFYSQGINSTGIDRVIAEAGAAKGSMYYHFHNKQALVAAYLRGQEAAWKRNAETADSPTADPSERVARMFSIVANAVVNGTFHGCAFTNAIVECPNDETIRNIVKDYRLTVGNHIAHLLGTHIGDPVVPQIMVLYDGAITSAKQTHDAALVEMASTMAQQLVERSHQSAGDSGQLAASRAR from the coding sequence ATGGATGCTGCGATGGGTACTACCACCAAGAAGTCTCGTGAGCGCCTCTTCGAGACGGCGACCAGGCTTTTCTACTCACAGGGAATCAATTCCACCGGCATCGATAGGGTCATTGCCGAGGCCGGGGCGGCCAAGGGAAGCATGTACTATCACTTCCACAACAAGCAGGCGCTGGTGGCGGCGTACCTCCGCGGCCAGGAGGCGGCCTGGAAGCGCAACGCAGAGACGGCGGATTCGCCGACAGCCGATCCGTCCGAGCGTGTCGCCCGAATGTTTTCCATCGTTGCGAACGCGGTAGTCAACGGCACCTTTCACGGCTGTGCCTTCACCAACGCCATCGTGGAGTGCCCGAACGATGAGACCATCCGAAACATCGTTAAGGACTACCGGCTCACCGTGGGTAACCACATTGCCCACCTGCTGGGAACGCACATCGGCGACCCCGTCGTTCCGCAAATTATGGTGCTCTATGACGGAGCCATCACCTCTGCGAAACAGACCCATGACGCCGCGCTGGTCGAGATGGCCAGCACCATGGCGCAACAACTCGTGGAACGGTCGCACCAATCAGCAGGAGACTCTGGCCAGCTCGCCGCAAGCCGAGCCCGGTGA
- a CDS encoding sulfur reduction protein DsrE — protein MSEFKVAVVINQPIGADLSRVYRGLKTALEFKKAGDEVVVQFDGAGVESLAAISSKESKLNPLAVALADNIIGACAFCAHSHKVEDQIRDAGWNLLTDNDGEASNRKLLVDGYQILSF, from the coding sequence GTGTCGGAGTTCAAAGTCGCTGTAGTCATCAACCAACCCATCGGTGCTGATCTGTCCCGGGTGTACCGGGGCTTGAAAACGGCGCTCGAATTCAAGAAGGCCGGCGACGAGGTCGTGGTGCAGTTCGATGGGGCCGGAGTGGAAAGCCTCGCCGCGATCTCGAGCAAAGAAAGCAAGTTGAATCCGCTCGCTGTGGCACTGGCCGACAACATCATTGGCGCCTGTGCCTTTTGTGCTCACTCCCACAAAGTCGAGGACCAGATCCGCGACGCGGGCTGGAACCTGCTCACGGACAACGACGGTGAGGCCAGCAACCGCAAGCTCCTCGTCGACGGATATCAGATCCTCAGCTTCTAA